A region from the Hydra vulgaris chromosome 08, alternate assembly HydraT2T_AEP genome encodes:
- the LOC136082944 gene encoding 52 kDa repressor of the inhibitor of the protein kinase-like, with amino-acid sequence MDQREEAKTLFSKMTSLENGILVIFWEKILERINKVNKELQTAGLDLLDASALLSSLEGFIKEKRNNIDIESTQYEILAKTLTNYLSSEYKDKTKRILRYSDGTTGCGSNLTGKNKFKIEILNVVLDKFQNEFQKRKKIYKENSENFKFLFDIGNKKTKIIDESSMQNACKFYKEDIEDFATLKNECIHFKEYINIIVVNEQSQINCAEILKIIYDKHLIDTFPNLYTVMKIFLTMPITNCEAERSFSRMSYIKNKQRNTMSDDRLADLMLLSIEHKITKSLNYDEVIKEYALIKVRKLRY; translated from the coding sequence ATGGACCAAAGAGAAGAAGCGAAgacattattttcaaaaatgacttCATTGGAAAATGgaattttggttattttttggGAAAAAATTCTGGaaagaattaataaagtaaataaagaattacAGACAGCCGGACTAGATTTGTTAGACGCTTCCGCTCTTCTTTCATCACTTGAAGgattcattaaagaaaaaagaaacaatatcGACATCGAATCGACCCAATACGAGATATTAGCAAAAACTTTGACTAATTACCTTAGTTCGgaatataaagataaaacaaaaagaatactAAGATACTCAGACGGTACAACAGGGTGTGGGAGCAACTTAACAgggaaaaacaaatttaaaattgaaatcttAAATGTCGTTTTGgacaaatttcaaaatgaatttcaaaaaagaaaaaaaatatacaaggAAAATTCTGagaattttaaattcttatttgaTATTGGaaacaagaaaacaaaaataatagatGAATCCAGTATGCAGAATGCatgtaagttttataaagaGGATATTGAAGATTTTGCCACGCTGAAAAACGAATGCAttcattttaaagaatatattaacataattgTAGTTAACGAGCAAAGCCAAATTAATTGtgctgaaattttaaaaataatttatgacaAACACCTTATCGATACTTTTCCAAATTTGTACACAGTAATGAAAATTTTCCTTACAATGCCTATAACCAATTGTGAAGCAGAAAGATCATTTTCCAGAATGagctatattaaaaataagcaaagaAATACAATGAGTGATGACAGATTGGCTGATTTAATGCTTCTATCCATAGAACATAAAATTACAAAGTCATTAAACTACGATGAGGTTATAAAGGAATATGCCCTAATAAAGGTTCGAAAACTGcgttattaa
- the LOC100200350 gene encoding HUWE1-associated protein modifying stress responses 1 produces the protein MDDHEHVSDESFLDSWARFSPIERECFQHIDHEETLVDREHEQERNAAIERLWATFQDTASSLAHLYKERPLCDCCDQCTYNRNQPHERYWQQFQGAANKVTSLYRDGSEGIRAGFEFGYKAGYKKRNKDLANWLRKKKRSIRREDILLNLSGHSPPRRKVNDSVRTISPNHDLTMSPESNGEFDFLNDSRIAEGRKRHTEFNLFETPHKRNKFS, from the exons ATGGATGACCACGAACATGTCTCAGATGAGTCTTTTTTAGACTCGTGGGCTCGTTTTTCTCCAATAGAACGAGAATGTTTTCAACACATAGATCACGAAGAAACATTAGTTGATAGAGAGCACGAACAAGAAAGAAATGCTGCGATTGAAAGATTATGGGCTACATTTCAAGATACAGCTTCATCGCTTGCTCATTTGTATAAAG agCGTCCTTTATGTGATTGTTGTGACCAGTGCACATATAACCGTAATCAACCTCATGAAAGGTATTGGCAACAGTTCCAGGGTGCAGCTAATAAAGTAACATCACTATATAGAG atGGATCTGAAGGCATTCGTGCAGGATTTGAATTTGGTTACAAAGCTggatacaaaaaaagaaataaagaccTTGCAAACTGGCTTCGTAAAAAGAAACGGTCTATTAGGCGTGaagatatacttttaaatttatcaggACATTCTCCTCCTCGTAGGAAAGTTAATGATTCTGTAAGAACAATTTCACCCAATCATGATCTCACCATGTCTCCAGAAAGTAATGGGGAGTTTGATTTTCTAAATGATTCGAGAATAGCTGAGGGGCGTAAACGCCATacagaatttaatttatttgaaacgcCTCATAAGAGGAATAAATTTTCATAA
- the LOC136082945 gene encoding uncharacterized protein LOC136082945, whose protein sequence is MKFLVSVTSSFFINFDSKAYTGRMLDKAITLDCGNLTKFHPYSSTMADEDLILLVSVLLLKEIKLHEIYGSLHEKGSLHDKLPDELEIAIKSLKIKSPGIDDITCKVVSDVFEEIRNPIYEVFNSSISTERSDIVTLEEINKKLSLEVDSLRFLTEENLHLLINQVHLKRNICAEAYLNKNAKSNKLVPILSTSSGNCLYSSVSLVIVGNNSLVDILRVLTSMELFINADFYSKHPIFNDIINSGKYNFFSYENILKMTLSKTVVDQDITKNKQCVRSEAINNCFENQWSSFMCILGLSSVVNSQIFCHYPEFGLDRFFFAFNRLIKPRVNELKPTRNKVINIMFCRIGKLPSGFTFTPNHFVPVVVYDFKESRKINFISVMMPAKLIKFDETPTKEKKQLFLNFLSSKGATKPSTTSELDLSVKDSFSGDTIKCLIVPNVESSIDFVNKSLDEFDVANFREQRRELQCNKMPFRQKILHLVKNVFIPDNSFNFPQGKNNRKFSIKWLETFSWLCYSKKLNGGFCLPCVLFGDDFPTKNYKVSVLFKEPLKNFNDAFPALKRHCDPNINGLHSQTQSLFNDVMRQAAGDTKPIYDIIDQNTLAEISENKKKLGPIIDTIILCGRHRLALRGHNDDSQNHSEVGQYSTSCNVGNFMEILNYRVRGGDTELENHLKNHKKNASYLSKTMQNEIIFCCGEIISDKIVSNIKTAKFFSILSDEAIDVSNKSQMSLVLRYVDSGNNIVEDFVKFIHNDNGLDGESLSVNILDTIEAKVMMVLELITTIKNKIDSFHDKCYLDAKVIAEQIGVDECRKRTVGRQIHCDNHPAENASEYFKSVLTIPVVDHLDLALSDRFCNDNLTLFHGLSIIPDKIISLLNGPSEKNNWRESIKIFSDFFSEDLPNPLALEAECGLWEIYWTTTNYPIPNNVSDTLKSISCIKTFANIFVCLQLLVTSPVTTCSCERSISNLCRLKTWSRSTMSGDRLNGLALMYTHRDIVPDTQEVIKKLVQRNGNRKLNLS, encoded by the exons ATGAAGTTCCTTGTATCAGTTACCtctagttttttcataaattttgattCAAAGGCATATACTGGAAGAATGTTGGATAAGGCTATAACATTGGATTGTGGCAACCTTACTAAATTCCATCCTTATTCATCAACAATGGCTGATGAAGATTTAATATTGCTAGTAAGTGTGCTGC ttcttaaagaaataaaattacatgAAATTTACGGATCTTTACATGAAAAAGGATCTTTACATGACAAATTACCAGACGAACTTGAAATAGCTATTAAATCACTTAAAATTAAGTCCCCAGGAATCGATGATATCACTTGCAAAGTAGTATCAGATGTTTTTGAGGAGATACGTAATCCAATTTACGAAGTATTTAATTCATCAATTTCAACAG AAAGAAGCGATATAGTAACTCTTGAGGAGATTAACAAGAAGTTATCCCTTGAAGTTGATTCTCTACGTTTTTTAACTGAAGAAAACTTGCATTTATTAATTAATCAAGTTCATCTAAAGCGAAATATCTGCGCAGAAGCatacttaaacaaaaatgcaaaatcGAATAAACTTGTACCTATTCT atCAACTTCATCTGGTAACTGTCTCTACAGCTCAGTATCATTAGTTATTGTAGGAAATAATTCATTAGTTGATATTTTAAGGGTTCTCACCTCAATGGAATTGTTTATTAATGctgatttttattcaaaacatccaatatttaatgatataattaacagtggtaaatataactttttttcttatgaaaacattttaaagatgaCGTTGTCTAAAACTGTTGTTGATCAAGATAtcactaaaaataaacaatgtgtTCGGTCCGAAGCAATTAATAACTGCTTTGAAAATCAATGGTCATCTTTTATGTGTATCTTAGGCCTTTCATCTGTTGTCAATTCAcaaattttttgtcattatcCTGAATTTGGACTTGATcggtttttttttgcatttaacagATTAATAAAACCAAGGGTTAACGAGTTGAAGCCAACAAgaaacaaagtaataaatataatgttcTGTCGGATAGGTAAGTTACCATCAGGGTTTACTTTTACACCCAATCATTTTGTACCGGTTgttgtttatgattttaaagagtcacgtaaaataaattttatttctgttatGATGCCAgccaaattaataaaatttgatgaaactccaacaaaggaaaaaaagcaactgtttttgaattttttatccTCTAAAGGAGCTACTAAACCTTCAACAACATCTGAATTAGATTTGTCTGTCAAAGATAGTTTCAGTGGTGATACCATTAAATGTTTGATTGTACCTAATGTTGAAAGCTCAATTGACTTTGTTAATAAATCTTTAGACGAGTTTGATGTTGCAAATTTTCGAGAACAACGAAGAGAGTTACAATGTAACAAAATGCCGTTTCGTCAAAAAATTCTTCATTTAGTAAAGAATGTGTTTATCCCAGATAATTCTTTCAATTTTCCACAAGGCAAAAACAATagaaagttttcaataaaatggCTAGAGACATTTTCTTGGCTttgttattctaaaaaattaaatggtgGATTTTGCTTGCCATGTGTATTATTTGGAGATGATTTTCCAACAAAGAATTACAAGGTTTCAGTGTTGTTTAAAGAACcactgaaaaattttaatgatgctTTCCCAGCCTTAAAACGCCATTGTGATCCGAACATAAATGGTTTGCATTCTCAAACGCAGAGCCTTTTTAATGATGTTATGAGGCAAGCTGCTGGTGATACAAAACCTATTTATGATATCATAGATCAAAACACCCTTGCAGAGATAtctgagaataaaaaaaaacttgggcCGATAATTGatactattattttatgtgGCCGTCATAGACTTGCTCTAAGAGGTCATAATGATGACTCTCAGAATCACTCAGAAGTTGGGCAATATAGTACCTCTTGTAATGTTGGAAACTTTATGGAGATTCTTAATTATCGTGTTAGAGGCGGTGATACTGAATTAGAAAATCATCTTAAAAACCACAAGAAAAATGCATCATATCTTTCAAAAACTATGCAGAATGAAATAATATTCTGTTGTGGTGAGATAATTTCTGATAAAATTGTTTCCAATATAAAGACtgccaaatttttttctattttatcagATGAAGCCATTGATGTTTCAAACAAATCACAAATGTCTTTAGTGTTGCGTTATGTTGACAGTGGTAATAACATTGTTGAAgactttgttaaatttatacACAACGACAATGGTTTAGATGGGGAAAGTTTATCTGTTAACATTTTAGACACCATCGAGGCCAAGGTTATGATGGTGCTGGAGCT AATTACgactattaaaaacaaaattgatagTTTTCATGATAAGTGTTATCTTGATGCCAAAGTTATTGCTGAACAAATTGGGGTTGATGAATGTCGAAAAAGAACTGTTGGGAGGCAAATCCACTGCGATAATCATCCAGCAGAGAATGCatcagaatattttaaaagcgttttaacCATCCCTGTAGTTGATCACTTAGATTTAGCTCTTTCTGATAGGTTTTGCAATGACAATTTAACTTTGTTCCATGGCTTGAGTATTATCcctgataaaataatttctttgctAAATGGTccatcagaaaaaaataattggagGGAGAGCATTAAgatattttcagattttttttctgaagatTTGCCAAATCCATTAGCTTTAGAAGCAGAGTGTGGTCTTTGGGAGATATACTGGACTACCACCAATTATCCCATTCCAAACAATGTGTCTGATACTCTAAAGTCAATTTCATGTATTAAAACTTttgccaatatttttgtttgtttgcagtTATTAGTAACTTCACCTGTGACAACATGTTCTTGTGAAAGATCTATTTCAAATCTTTGCAGATTGAAAACCTGGTCAAGATCAACTATGTCTGGAGATCGTTTGAATGGTTTAGCATTGATGTATACACATAGAGACATAGTTCCAGATACTcaagaagttattaaaaaattagtgcaAAGAAATGGTAATCGTAAGTTAAACCTTTCGTGA